In the genome of Rhopalosiphum padi isolate XX-2018 chromosome 1, ASM2088224v1, whole genome shotgun sequence, the window AAATTTTACAgtagaaaatatgtttaaattttaaattttgaaggtAGTTTATAACAGGAAATAGAATATAGTTTGAAATTTTGGTGCAAAAAAGCTAATACttctctataatttttaaaataatttagataaaagaaaaaaaaagctgataactcacttaaaaattaaaatatataagacacTTTAAAAATTAGTGATAATTTCATAAGTCAATTTTCTTTAACATTTAAGCTAACAACACAAGATTAGTGCTgaagtttttttataatcaacttttaagttttcgttttttttttttaaattttagtcactgttactttattaataaataaaaatcaaagtataccaACTTGGTTATAATCCTCTTTTCAAAACCCAATTTAAGTTTTGgcttaaattaattagttttaatgtttattttaaagaaaattagaGAAGAAACACCAGCTGATCCATTTGAAGCAGAACTGTTGTTAATGGCCGGAATGGTAGCTAACGatttaaaacatgaaaatgtTTCATCTTCAGATAGTGAAAATGACGTATCAAATAAtggtaacaaaattatttttctttggaaattttattttctagtgcaaataatatttatttagaatacaaTGATGACACTAAAGTTGTTTCATCGAGTGCTCGTAATACCAATTCTTTTGGAGATGATGTTCTTGCAATGGCCTTGAATATGGCAGGAGCAGATACAGAAAGCCTTGAAGGGGCTGATGAGATATCTACCATGACATCAAATGAACAAACAAATCAGATTATTGATGATGTCGAAGCAAACTTAGTATCTTCTACAATTATGCCTCAAACACCAGATCCAATGGAGAGTAAGtttcaaaactaaaaactacttaaaatatattattttaaagtaaaatatttatattttttaaagatataactCAAGAAAATATGATATCTTCCCCTCAAGATATGCTATGTCGACCTCCGAGAAAACGTGCTCCTCGTTCACAGTCTCAGCGTAACTCAAATTCAAAACGCTCTCGTAAAAATGAATATCCTCAGGCACAATGTGTCCAATCAGGATTAATACAACAAGTAGTACAAAATCCTCTTTATACCATTCCGATGTCTGTAGTAAAACCTGATGCAAATATGTGTCTCAAGTATACATTAGGAGTTAATGCCTGGCGACAGTGGGCATGTACCAAAAGTATAGAATTCGAAAAAACATTATCTAGTTATGTGTGTGGcgtgaaaaaaacaaatatatttaagttagaCCTCTTACAGTTAACAGCTTATGAACTAAATTATTGTCTATGCTTGTTTGTGAAAGAGGTACGCAAGCCAAATGGAAGTGAATATGCACCagacacaatttattatttgtgtttaggCGTTCAACAATATTTATTCGAAAATGGAcgaattgataatatatttactgataTGTCGTTTGAAAAATTTACTGATACTTTAAATGAAATAGCTAAAAGATTCACTGAACTCTATAATGATacaagtaatacaattattttattgaacatagcttatgtattaaaataattgtttgattatAGAGTATATTGTTACACGTGTTGAAGAAGAGTATCTTTGGGAAAGTAAACAGCTCGGGGCTCATTCTCCTTACGTATTGCTATGTAcactgatattttttaatactaaacattttaatttgacagTAAGTATAGTGAGAATTAAACAGTTTTCATTGTTGTTTAAAACCTTATATTTGATTTAGAGTGTTGAAGAACATATGCAACTATCATTTTCGCATATTATGAAGCACTGGAAAAGAAATCCTAACCAGCCATCAACATCTGGTGTTAAAGGTCCAGGAACCTACAGAAACGTATTATTGCGTTTTTATCCTCCACAAGCATCCATtggtatgttataaatattgtttaatattaatggcataaattaaaatattttatatttttttgtattattttatagactCCCCAAATTCACGAAAGAAAAAGGTATACGAGCAGCACGAGAATGAAGAAAATCCATTAAGATGTCCTGTAAAGCTTTATGAATTCTACTTATCtaaatggtaattatttaaaaaaaacattttgaatttgggtatttttataaatatttatatacataattttttttttttattattatagcccAGAAAGTGTTAAAACaagaaatgatttattttacctGACTCCTGAAAGATCTTGTGTACCCGATAGTCCTGTGTGGTATTCAACTTGTGCATTAAATAAAGATTCGCTTGAAAAAATGCTCAATCGAGTTAAAATGGTAAAAGAAATCAACGTAGCTTTGTTATCTTCATAGTTGagttaagtttataaattattgttgatgaaatgttttatgttttataagacttttttaaatgtcatattGAACTTTTTTGAGTCTATttgtatagataatttataattgttaaatattgataatttagttatatcaaagacaaattttattttaaaagcattaCCTATGTAATGTAACTGACATTTTGTaagtaaagttttattttgtttttcttcttATGCAACAGACACATAATAATGTCAATTGTaccaaaatatctaaattatccAACAACTAATGTAGTACCTACTTTTCTAATCTAtacaatagttttcaaaacttATTTCTAAcgcatacaatacaattttaaattagtttgttttatttaaataaaaagtgagattgaagaaaaatatttatttaatttttattttttaataatattatactaaaataataatttattttagaaaaaaatctgTTTTTGTAAATGTGGTTTgtgttataaatgttgatatttaaacttgaaagtttaaaactattttgtgtaaaaataacattagaCATATTATtgcatcaaatattaaataggcattaatgcattattttgATTGTTATTGAGATCTCTGTCTAAAAGAGTTTATGACCATTTCTTTgagttaaaaaagttataaaattatacaattgatTTTTAGATTGGGATTTAACTATTGTTGTACTGTTGTAGCTGGTGGGTAGGTGCCTACCATtagactatttattttaaatagtttgtataaattaattgattctaCTTCAAAAAAAAAGGAAGAAAATCATGTGTtttcaacaaattataaaaattgtgttgGTTTATttccaacaaaaataaataataatagtaaaataatatctaatattgcacatcgtaaaaaaaaaaattacaagcaTAAAATTTCATTCGGTCATGTGTTCATCTATAAGATTTTTGCCAGATTTGTAACAAAAGTACTCCCGAATGGAACCTGTAGAAAACTACTAGTGGCAGCGATATCCTGGACAGTAGTCCCCAGGATAGCAAACCCATGAAACGCAATTGTCGTTCTTGACTAATCCAACTCTGCGTAATAAACGAGTCGAACATCCACAGAGCGATATTGCTGCACAGCAAGTATGTGATTATCTgcgtgtacaaaaaaaaaaaaaaatgacattaaTAATCTTGATGGTTATATACGACAATACGTATTTACTGCAATGTTGTACAACTCATAAATGAGAAAAACGTATATTGCGGTGGCCAGGGAACGTCAAAATGTTCATTCACCTCTGCGCAGCGGCGAATAAAATTTCACTAAcgaaaaattaagaatttaaattttaaattgcctACCAATGACCTgctaataatatggtttaaacattttaaatattgtttaatattaattatttgaggGAAATAGCTAATACAGgacttttttaattacctaaagcgcttaaaaaataaattataattattataatttattaaaccacTTAAATCtacaatgtattaaaattaaaatactatatcataaaatgtcataaatgtTGTGAAACAagtgtacaaaatatacaataagaaGACTGACGAGTaacaagtattaattattaactgaaGTTTGCGTGTATAACTTGACGTTTAACAAGAAATACCTATTGAAAAAAACTGATTTCATCGATAATTATGATGACAATTCTTATTTCTTTGGGACCTAAACAGTTGATTGAAAAACACAATATTGAAGTAGCAACTGATTAAgactatcaaaattatatattattcagctgttgtataataaaaataaagaaatacataGGTTAAGTACAATACACCCTATAGTATTAGATAATAGATAAGTATGTATTGTCaactatatttactatttagtattttttttttactgtaatacctaaatttattataattatgatttgtaGTTTACCCGGAAACGGcggaaactatttaaattttactatcgTAAATTTGTGCGTTTATTAGTTGTTTTTCGACAAATGTGTACAAATTGACTGTACTTGTACTGTTGTAGCCATGTCGTCTAAGTgtctaattacataataataataaatattaaaagtagcAGTCCAatatgtgattaaaaaaaaaaaaaaaaaacaataggaatgattttaaatagtatattatagtatgttacTAGTATTGTCTTACTTCGTAGttcgtattaattttataatctttgTGTTCTAAACATTtgtgtatatgtttttaaagtttGCTTCTAACTATCTAATTATATCGATCTATATGtacattatgattttatgaaacaattaaagattacaaatttgataaaaatcgaataaattaataatttttcgttaTATTTTCAAGTATCTTATTATGTTgtgaactaatttttatttttattaattaaatttaaaaaaaataagtatgataaattatgttatagtgTATCTATACGCGAAAACAGATATAATTTGTagacataaattaataactatgtattatatagtatgagtATTAGATGcgattataataagtattatattgtttagtggtgcaaatttgattttttttttattattgtttttttttttttttaatatggctACCAATATTTaacaagtcaattttttttcaacgccTTGCAAATTTTCTTTTGCGACGATCgaagtaaatactaaaatacttttattttatgtacctatacatatttatacacactATATACATGTATGGCCGTGTGGagttaaaagattaaaatatacataatattttaatgaattaaaaaattggaaagttGGAAGTTAAAAATAGCTTTTgtcatctataataataatatacatatatacctacaactattaattttaaatttatattatctccACACATTATGTGTTATACAAATTACCTacacatattatgatttttataataaatttgtttaatttttatgcatagGCCATCGGTGCCAAGTACATTTTAGGGCAAGCCAATAATACAATGCAGAATAGTGACAACAAAGTTCACTGTATATACGCTGCCACTACAAATGGTGCCACTGATATTGGAcctaattaataagttttataataaagtgtAGGGTTATTGTATACCTGACGACCGGGTTTGGTGAACAGTTGATGTCTCGACCACGAACTTCTCCTGTAAGCCTCGGCGGTCAGTGAGCTCTGGACAGCCACTTGGACCAATTGCAGCACGTTGACGGCGGTCAGCATGGCGTCCACCTTCTGTTCCGGGGTGCCAGGTTGTGACGTGGCCACGCCGACCGCGCCCACCATAGTGCTGAACAGCGCGTACAGGACGACGCCGGCGCCTGACACGGTGGCCAGTATCGTATCCAAAGCCGTCAGCTGGTTGCCGTTGTGGCACAGCTTTCGGACCTGGTAGAGGCCTACGCAGCCCAATAACGTACCGGTGGACAGTATGGTGGCCAGTGTGGTGGACGTCATCCAGAACAAGGTGTCGGACGCAAAGTCTTCGTCGTCCTTGACCACCAGAAATATGATGACCACCACGATCACCATGACCAACGTCAGTAGACCGAGGAACAGGCCCTTGTTGGCGCCCGAAAAGCTCACGCCTTGAGACACGTACAACCGTCCCAGTTGGGCGGCCGAGTCTTTTTGCTGGTCTTTGGGTgccgacgacgacaacgacgatgaCGGCGGTGGTTTTTGCATGTTACGTTTCAATGGTTTCATCTGACAAGTACCCACGTTCTGGCCCATCACATATGTCACTCCGGCGGCAATTAAACtgtaatataacacattttttttctttactgaGTGATCCATTTAACATAACACATAAGGCATTCactatttcaaaatctattaatgttttctatttttattgttatcgtttattaaattgtttacatttttagtgacatatgaatttttaattgccTATTCCAaagctttatatttttatagatcaaaatactcaaaataatattaaatatcgaaatatttaattaaaaatatatgtttgtcattcagaaaagtaaaaaaagtataaataagatactaaaaaataatctgtGTAAATAGATATCTTCAAAAACTTGAGTATTTTCTGTTATAATGCGAGTGTCAGGTGTCTTACACTAAATGGTTTTCTTCATGTATTGGTAAATAAGAGTCTTTCAGTGAGTGTAAAAGAAGTAGGAAAAGGAGGCATGCTGAACGTGTAGTACGAAAGTTTGAGTGTAATTCGAGTTTTAAACTAGGTTCAACGTATTAAAAATTCGTACACAAAAATGGCAAAGTTCATCATTTTAAGATAGCTATTGGTAGATACTAGATAGGCAGacaatgaaaattgaaatgtacctacttatgaACTAGTTAATTATGTTAACATTGTATGCTGTTTACGCAAAATTTAGATTAAAACGTGCCAATGTTGTGCggatttttttaaggaatttctgATTCTGATCAACGTTTTActgattttttaagttatatatatgttacgccgaattCATGAAATTGCCGATTTCGTGAAATCAGCAACGTTGTCGCCAAATAGTGAAATCGGAAATTTGGCTACCAAATTCACGTAATCGGCAAATTTTGATTGCCGATTTCGTGAATTAGGCAGACTTTTTTCTGCCGATTGCATGAAttcggtaacatattattatgacttaattACAAATAgtggattataaataaacaataattgcacgCGTGCTGATCGGCATTACCACGCCGTAATCTTTATTACCTATGATGATAGATGCTATGATACGTACAAGCATTTTATCTTGGTCATTGAGGTCTTTTTATTGCACGTACATGTCCTAAatcatggaaaaaataaaaaacttagggTGGGGCTGGAGACACATTTCCACAGCCCCACCAATCAATAtcattgaaatcatattttcaaatttttcttgaaCCATCATTTAGCAGCCAATTAGCAACGTTTGTTAGGTGGTAActggtatcaatattttttggttaaaataggatattatttatggaaattagtattttctatttatttggaattttttaatcaataaagaatattattttttatgaatataaactaataatattacatttaacattcaataacttaacaagatttgttaacttaacttttttaacttttttttaatttttaaactattttttatatacatataatatttattattacaatttgattttattatatttctggcgttttatacatttatttaaattaaattatgttttataattttttaagaagggtcttgccgatttcacgtattcggtgacaacgttgctgatttcatgaaatcggcaatttcataaattcggcgtaacatatacatatataatatatattaaagacattttttatttgtacaaagcTGTagctaatttttataatttcgtgCATTCATAACTTActgatataaattactataatataaccacTTATGAGGTAATAGGCTTAATAACTTgtcaattatttatgaaaaagataaaatacaaCTACTTTGTGATGAATATAATgacatattgtgtataatatgtaatggtatttatcttatacatattatcattgtcATCAGaacatattaagtatatattagtaCATTTGACTTACCTAAATTGCACGATGAACGGATACAGATATGGCATAGAAGATGTTAAAAGTTGACCAAGTGAATTAGTGTTTAAACAATGGTGAAGTGTTACTACTTGTGTCACGTGGTTCTCGGATACAGGTTGATAGATGGAATTTCTGAACGTTCCGTTATATTCTACAAATGTAAAATAGcagtacattaaaatatataactactataaatattaaattgtatgtaggtaggtagctagatttaaaaactaataggtTGAATTTCTCTTATTTGTTCGTCTTTTTTTAcagaaatgttataatttattgccatacattgttaatatttattatttataattgtttttatatttgttataaagcTACAATAGTTTTAGTATATAGTTATAGCTACCTGGTTTTAGGTCTCGCGTGTGTCTCGAGGTAATAAAACTAGGAAATCCGCGTAGTTGTAAGGGTGTAGGAATACTGGATTCATATGTTGATGCCGACATGCCTATGTTCGACGTCTGTGCTAGATGGATGAAGTAAATCCATTCGATGCCACTTTCCCAGATTACCAACCGCACCCATAAAGCTATGTTTGTAGCAGCTAAATGCATGAATCCGAATCTGGCAGCCAAACCAAACCTTTCAACCAACACCTAAAGGCACGCAAatgaatttataagtatttcttTTCAGACGTAGTTCATGTTTTTAttgttctgtatttttttttatttcaattttttct includes:
- the LOC132932407 gene encoding proton channel OtopLc-like isoform X3: MHSICELTEQDSLDDHFSHINRKLVQRSSKMGRSNGLKSGRTLMNLLTSRGTDMLQHTEPFHHFWVTLSSLYGMVLVILMFAICLIEVMDNPVKLLSIQGIYLMYLYLGSIAVIICIYVWVLIDSCVSLTSDETEIVTSGSSSPGVFTLNRFNSLKQFSSLKRAHISRSKTSDTSFYLRVGALVFGLGTLVFNGLEMAMYSMMDISCLNDVIFVHPILHGLFTFLQMHFLFINSQVLVERFGLAARFGFMHLAATNIALWVRLVIWESGIEWIYFIHLAQTSNIGMSASTYESSIPTPLQLRGFPSFITSRHTRDLKPEYNGTFRNSIYQPVSENHVTQVVTLHHCLNTNSLGQLLTSSMPYLYPFIVQFSLIAAGVTYVMGQNVGTCQMKPLKRNMQKPPPSSSLSSSAPKDQQKDSAAQLGRLYVSQGVSFSGANKGLFLGLLTLVMVIVVVIIFLVVKDDEDFASDTLFWMTSTTLATILSTGTLLGCVGLYQVRKLCHNGNQLTALDTILATVSGAGVVLYALFSTMVGAVGVATSQPGTPEQKVDAMLTAVNVLQLVQVAVQSSLTAEAYRRSSWSRHQLFTKPGRQIITYLLCSNIALWMFDSFITQSWISQERQLRFMGLLSWGLLSRISLPLVVFYRFHSGVLLLQIWQKSYR
- the LOC132932407 gene encoding proton channel OtopLc-like isoform X2, which encodes MTTVRAAGTANNVPTTSGAGTTPPQPPTPTPVAAAAAIASEGIVVVHERPTTATVDIGGDRRSRSAGSRDAVGRENWRLAQHGVNSSASDGCRATAAAAKVHSICELTEQDSLDDHFSHINRKLVQRSSKMGRSNGLKSGRTLMNLLTSRGTDMLQHTEPFHHFWVTLSSLYGMVLVILMFAICLIEVMDNPVKLLSIQGIYLMYLYLGSIAVIICIYVWVLIDSCVSLTSDETEIVTSGSSSPGVFTLNRFNSLKQFSSLKRAHISRSKTSDTSFYLRVGALVFGLGTLVFNGLEMAMYSMMDISCLNDVIFVHPILHGLFTFLQMHFLFINSQVLVERFGLAARFGFMHLAATNIALWVRLVIWESGIEWIYFIHLAQTSNIGMSASTYESSIPTPLQLRGFPSFITSRHTRDLKPEYNGTFRNSIYQPVSENHVTQVVTLHHCLNTNSLGQLLTSSMPYLYPFIVQFSLIAAGVTYVMGQNVGTCQMKPLKRNMQKPPPSSSLSSSAPKDQQKDSAAQLGRLYVSQGVSFSGANKGLFLGLLTLVMVIVVVIIFLVVKDDEDFASDTLFWMTSTTLATILSTGTLLGCVGLYQVRKLCHNGNQLTALDTILATVSGAGVVLYALFSTMVGAVGVATSQPGTPEQKVDAMLTAVNVLQLVQVAVQSSLTAEAYRRSSWSRHQLFTKPGRQIITYLLCSNIALWMFDSFITQSWISQERQLRFMGLLSWGLLSRISLPLVVFYRFHSGVLLLQIWQKSYR
- the LOC132932407 gene encoding proton channel OtopLc-like isoform X1 — encoded protein: MTTVRAAGTANNVPTTSGAGTTPPQPPTPTPVAAAAAIASEGIVVVHERPTTATVDIGGDRRSRSAGSRDAVGRENWRLAQHGVNSSASDGCRATAAAAKGDSDWTMHSICELTEQDSLDDHFSHINRKLVQRSSKMGRSNGLKSGRTLMNLLTSRGTDMLQHTEPFHHFWVTLSSLYGMVLVILMFAICLIEVMDNPVKLLSIQGIYLMYLYLGSIAVIICIYVWVLIDSCVSLTSDETEIVTSGSSSPGVFTLNRFNSLKQFSSLKRAHISRSKTSDTSFYLRVGALVFGLGTLVFNGLEMAMYSMMDISCLNDVIFVHPILHGLFTFLQMHFLFINSQVLVERFGLAARFGFMHLAATNIALWVRLVIWESGIEWIYFIHLAQTSNIGMSASTYESSIPTPLQLRGFPSFITSRHTRDLKPEYNGTFRNSIYQPVSENHVTQVVTLHHCLNTNSLGQLLTSSMPYLYPFIVQFSLIAAGVTYVMGQNVGTCQMKPLKRNMQKPPPSSSLSSSAPKDQQKDSAAQLGRLYVSQGVSFSGANKGLFLGLLTLVMVIVVVIIFLVVKDDEDFASDTLFWMTSTTLATILSTGTLLGCVGLYQVRKLCHNGNQLTALDTILATVSGAGVVLYALFSTMVGAVGVATSQPGTPEQKVDAMLTAVNVLQLVQVAVQSSLTAEAYRRSSWSRHQLFTKPGRQIITYLLCSNIALWMFDSFITQSWISQERQLRFMGLLSWGLLSRISLPLVVFYRFHSGVLLLQIWQKSYR